CCGCCCCGACGGCCGCGGCGCCGACGGCGGCGACCGTTCTCGTCGCGGTTCTGCTCCTCGCCACCGTCGTCGGTCCGAACTTCCCCCATGTCCTCGTCGTCATCTTCCAGGGATTCCTGGGGATTCCACTCTCGTCATCTTCCAGGGATTCCTGGGGATTCCACTCGCCGGGCAGGGCGTTGGCGGGGGTGAGCATCGGCATGTCGTCGTCGATGTCCTCGTCGTGGCCTTCGACGGGAGGGGTGGCCCGTGTCTCGCTCCGCCCTTCACCCCTTTCCTCGCCGCGGCCTTCCCCGCGCCGCCGGCGACGGCGGCGGCGACGGCGGCGGACTCCACCCTCGCCATTCTCGCCCCCTTCGGCAGGCTCTTCGGTGACTTCGCGTTCGCCGACCGGCTCGACGGCGGGCTCCTCGTCTTCGGTCGGCCGCGACACTTCTGGACGTTCGGCCGGCATTTCTCCGGCCGGAACGCCTTCGCCCCGCACCCGGTCGACGCGATGGGCCGGCGGAACCAGAGTGTCGTCCTGGGCCAAGGTCACGGTGAAGCCGTAGCGAGCCTCGATCTCGGCCAGGGCGGCACGCTTCTGGTTGAGCAGGTAGAGAGCCACCTCGGTCGCCAAGTGGACGGTGATGGCGCTGGAACGGTGGCGGATGCCTTCCTCCTCGATGGCGCGCAGCACCACCAGGGCGGCCGATTCCGTCGACCGCCGCTGACCCGTGCCGCCGCAATGGGTACAGGGCAGGAAGGAAGTCTCCTGCAGGCTCGGCCGCAGGCGCTGGCGAGACATCTCGAGCAATCCGAAAGCGCTGATGCGTCCCACCTGGATGCGGGCGCGATCGCTCTTCAGGGCGTCTTTGAGGCGGCGCTCGACCTGGCTCTGGTTGCGCGATACCTCCATATCGATGAAGTCGATGACGATCAGGCCGGCCAGGTCGCGCAGGCGCAACTGACGGGCGATTTCGGTCGCGGCTTCGACGTTGGTTTTGACCGCCGTTTCCTCGATGTTGCGCTCGCGGGTGGCACGGCCAGAGTTGACGTCGATGGCAACCAGCGCCTCGGTCGGATTGATGACGATGTAGCCGCCCGACTTGAGTTGCACCACGGGCGAATGCATGGCGTCCAACTGGCTTTCCACTTGGTAGCGGTGGAACAGCGGAATCGCGGGATCGCGATAGGGCTGGACCTTCTTGGCGTGGCTGGGGATCAGCACCTTCATCAGGTCCTTGGCGCTGCGGTAGCCGTCCTCGCCCTCGATGATGATCTCGTCGATGTCGTTGCCGTAGAGATCGCGGATCGAGCGCTTGATCAGGTCGCCTTCTTCATAGATCAGGGCCGGTGCCGACGACTGCAGGGTCGTCTCGCGGATGGTATCCCAGAGCCGCGACAGATACTCGTAGTCGCGCTTGATCTCGGCCTTGGTGCGCTGGGCGCCCGCGGTTCGCACGATGACCGCCATGCCGTCCGGGATATCCAGGTCGGCGAGAATTTTCTTCAAGCGCTTGCGGTCGGTACCGCTGGCGATCTTGCGCGAGATGCCGCCGCCCCGCGCCGTGTTGGGCATCAGCACGCAATAGCGGCCGGCCAATGAGATGTAGGTGGTAAGCGCGGCGCCCTTGTTCCCGCGTTCCTCCTTGACCACTTGGACGAGGAGGATCTGGCGCCGCTTGATCACTTCCTGGATCTTGTAGCGCCGGTAGGCGGCCGGCATGCGGTGGGACATCATGTCCTCGTCGTCGCCGCCGCCGAAGAACTCCACTTCCTGACCGTCGCCGCCGGCTCCGGGGGTGCGTTCGCCCTCGCGCTCGGCGGCGGCCTTGTCCTCGGCCTCTTGCTCGGCCATCAGCGCCTGACGGTCGGCGACCGGGATCTGGTAGTAATCCGGATGGATTTCGTTGAAGGCCAGGAACCCGTGCCGGTTGCCCCCATATTCGATGAAGGCCGCCTGCAGCGACGGTTCAACCCGGGTGACCTTGGCGAGGTAGATGTTGCCCTTCAGCTGTTTGCGATGCGCAGCCTCGATGTCCAGATCTTCCAGGCGGTTGCCGCTCAGCACCACGACCCGGGTCTCCTCCGGGTGGGTGGCATCGATAAGCATTCTTTTGGTTGCCATGAACCACGTTACTCCAATGCCTCGCCCGGACTCGCGCCAGAGAAACGGCGCCGCGACGCCGGACGAAGACGATACCGTTGCAGGAAAAGCCGGCAGAGGCGCTGGCCGATTCGGTCCGTCCCCGTGGGGGCGCGGATGGTGAGGCCCCGTTCGGCCTCATCCCCAGATCGACGCTCTCTGCCCATGCCGGCATGAAAAAACCTCAAGATTTCGAATCAGGCGCCGAAGCGACCTTTTCCCCGGATTCCGGAAGGCGCCGACGTCTGGAGCGGCCGCATCGTCCAATCGCCGGAGGAAAAATTAGAAAGAATCGCTTCCCCGGCGGTGGGCGGGCCACTGCCGCCGTTAACATAACGGTAGGATTTCCGTTCGACAATCGACTTGTTCGGATTCAGGCAAGATCGTCGCCTTCCGCAAGGCCTTTCGGTAGCCATTGCGGCAGGCGGCGGGAAAGGCTAAAAGAATCTTCGCGAGTCAAGGACTGGCACGTGACCCTTTCCCGAATGGCGTTCCGCTTCGACCTTCTGGCCCGCCGTATGGCGGCGGCGCTAGGTTTGCTGTCCGGCCTTCTGGCCGGCGGGTCCGTCCATGCGGGCACGGCGGTGGTGACCGACCTCCGCGTCGCCGACCACGCGGCTTCCACCCGCGTCGTCCTCGACATCACCCAGCCGATCGCCTTCAGTGTCTTCACTCTGGCGGCGCCCTACCGGGTGGTGATCGACATGCCCGAGGTCGGCTGGCGCCTGCCGCCGCGGCCCTTGCCGCAGGATGCCGGTCTGCTGCATCAGTTGCGTTACGGCCGCTTCCAGCAGGGTGTGACCCGGTTGGTGCTGGACACCAAGGGACCTACGACGGTGAATCGCGCCGCCATGCTCGAGCCGGACGGCGACAGCGGATACCGCCTGGTGGTCGATCTGGGGACGACCAGCCACGAGGCCTTCGTCCGCGGCCTCAAGCAGCCGGAGAAGAAGGTGGTGGCCACCACCCGTCCCGGCGAGACGGACAGGACGGCCAAGGCGGAAAGGAAGGCGCCGGCGCCGACCCGCGAGGTCCAGGACGACAAGCCCGAGGCCATTCCGGTGGCCACCGGGGCCCGCAAGCCGGCGGCCGGGAATCTCCGCCAGGAGGCGGCCGTTCCGCGCGCTCCCGCCAAGCCGGAATCCAAGGGCCGGGCGCCGGCCAAGCACGTCATCGCCATCGATGCCGGGCACGGCGGCGCCGACCCCGGCACGGTCGGCGTATCGGGCATCTACGAGAAGCACATCACCCTCAGCATGGCCCGCGAACTCAAGACGGCCCTGGAAAGGACCGGCCGCTTCCAGGTGGTGCTGACGCGCGAGCGCGACGTCTTCATCCGCCTGCGCAAGCGGGTGGAAATCGCGCGGAAGGCGGGGGCCGAGCTGTTCATCTCGCTCCATGCCGACGCCATCGCCGCCAACGGCATCCGCGGGCTGTCGGTCTATACGCTGTCGGAAAAGGCCTCCGACAAGGAAGCCGCCATGCTGGCCGAGAAGGAAAACAAGGCCGACCTGATCCCCGGCATCAACCTGGACGACGAACCGCCCGAGGTCGCCAACATCCTCATCGACCTCACCCAGCGCGAGACCATGAACCAGTCGGCCCACTTGGCGGGGCGCCTGGTGGGCGAGTTGCAACGCGACGTGACCACCCT
This sequence is a window from Magnetospirillum sp. WYHS-4. Protein-coding genes within it:
- a CDS encoding N-acetylmuramoyl-L-alanine amidase, whose protein sequence is MTLSRMAFRFDLLARRMAAALGLLSGLLAGGSVHAGTAVVTDLRVADHAASTRVVLDITQPIAFSVFTLAAPYRVVIDMPEVGWRLPPRPLPQDAGLLHQLRYGRFQQGVTRLVLDTKGPTTVNRAAMLEPDGDSGYRLVVDLGTTSHEAFVRGLKQPEKKVVATTRPGETDRTAKAERKAPAPTREVQDDKPEAIPVATGARKPAAGNLRQEAAVPRAPAKPESKGRAPAKHVIAIDAGHGGADPGTVGVSGIYEKHITLSMARELKTALERTGRFQVVLTRERDVFIRLRKRVEIARKAGAELFISLHADAIAANGIRGLSVYTLSEKASDKEAAMLAEKENKADLIPGINLDDEPPEVANILIDLTQRETMNQSAHLAGRLVGELQRDVTTLPNAHRFAGFAVLKAPDIPSVLVELGFLSHKQEEKALRGKEHRDRIATAIARAVQRYFTQVEEANRM